The following coding sequences lie in one Chlamydiota bacterium genomic window:
- a CDS encoding sigma 54-interacting transcriptional regulator, protein MEMDTKQAAQIVSELGKEVLAELIKASTLLNSSLDLSEILKYMMDLTNQLLHCEASSLLLLDEKTNELVFKTATGQKAKDLKQLSLKVGQGIAGWVAEKGKPLIVPEVEKDPRHFGQADTKTGFKTKSILCVPMKAKGKLIGVVEAINKKENLQFDQDDLSVLSILADQAAIAIQNARTYEALQQDHENLKKEMGFKYNLIGNAPAVKEILKIAEKAARGDSTLLIRGKSGTGKEMLARTVHHLSPRKNKPFISVTCSILSQTLLESELFGHEKGAFTGADSRKIGRFEMANGGTLFLDEIGTLAPETQLRLLRVLQEKEFERVGGTETIKVDVRIIAATNENLERAMSDNKFREDLYYRLKVIEIFMPELKNRSEDIPLLAQHFLEIYSREMARPVKGISKETIEILKNYPWPGNVRELKNTIERSVVLGSSEYIIPDDLTTEIRHPREEATSLPSREGLSQPPSGNTLEEAEIRHIQEILAKTHGNKSKAAELLGISRNRLDRKLAGIKPAAE, encoded by the coding sequence ATGGAAATGGATACGAAGCAAGCTGCACAAATTGTGAGTGAATTAGGAAAAGAGGTCTTGGCCGAATTGATCAAGGCAAGCACCCTTCTTAATTCATCGCTCGATTTATCTGAAATCTTAAAATACATGATGGATTTAACCAATCAACTTCTTCATTGTGAGGCAAGCTCGCTTCTTCTCCTGGATGAAAAAACAAATGAACTCGTTTTTAAAACGGCCACCGGTCAAAAAGCAAAAGACCTCAAACAATTGAGCCTCAAAGTGGGTCAGGGAATTGCAGGGTGGGTCGCTGAAAAGGGCAAACCTCTCATCGTTCCAGAAGTTGAAAAAGACCCGAGACACTTTGGACAAGCAGATACCAAAACAGGATTTAAAACAAAATCGATTCTCTGTGTCCCAATGAAGGCAAAAGGGAAACTGATTGGAGTGGTTGAGGCCATTAATAAAAAAGAGAATTTACAATTTGATCAAGATGATTTATCCGTCCTTTCAATTTTGGCCGATCAGGCAGCCATCGCCATTCAAAATGCAAGGACGTATGAGGCCTTACAACAAGACCATGAAAATTTAAAAAAGGAAATGGGATTTAAATATAACTTAATTGGGAATGCTCCAGCAGTGAAAGAAATTTTAAAAATTGCCGAGAAGGCCGCTCGAGGAGATTCTACGCTTCTCATTCGGGGAAAGAGTGGAACGGGAAAGGAAATGCTCGCTCGAACTGTCCATCATTTAAGCCCCAGAAAAAACAAGCCTTTCATTTCCGTTACCTGCTCTATCTTGAGTCAAACCCTTCTTGAAAGCGAACTGTTTGGCCATGAGAAAGGGGCATTTACAGGGGCCGACAGCCGCAAGATTGGGCGTTTTGAAATGGCCAATGGCGGAACGCTTTTCCTGGACGAGATCGGAACGCTGGCTCCTGAAACACAGCTGAGACTCCTTCGAGTTCTGCAAGAAAAGGAATTTGAACGCGTCGGCGGGACAGAAACAATTAAAGTGGATGTGAGAATTATCGCCGCAACGAACGAAAACTTAGAAAGAGCCATGTCGGACAATAAATTCAGAGAAGATCTCTATTATCGCCTGAAAGTGATTGAGATTTTTATGCCTGAGCTGAAAAATCGATCTGAAGATATTCCGCTTCTGGCCCAACATTTTCTAGAAATCTATTCCCGTGAAATGGCCCGTCCTGTCAAAGGAATTTCTAAAGAAACCATTGAAATTTTAAAAAATTATCCCTGGCCTGGAAATGTTCGAGAACTCAAGAACACGATCGAGCGATCGGTCGTTTTAGGGTCCAGTGAATATATTATTCCTGACGACCTCACCACAGAAATTCGTCATCCCCGCGAAGAGGCTACATCCCTTCCTTCGAGAGAGGGCCTATCCCAACCTCCTTCTGGAAACACTCTTGAAGAAGCAGAAATTCGCCATATTCAAGAAATACTGGCCAAAACCCACGGCAATAAAAGCAAGGCCGCTGAACTCCTAGGAATCTCCAGAAATCGCCTCGACCGAAAATTGGCAGGGATTAAACCAGCCGCAGAATGA